One Candidatus Binatia bacterium genomic region harbors:
- a CDS encoding lysophospholipid acyltransferase family protein yields the protein MTDESEKIREISLQHDGLFWRDLAYRASVHGPEWWKRLAPPLTGMAIFGLVGENRRGAVANLKQVLGDQGFLRNHLAALRMFMEFARVFRETCEVQHEEELGLNLESNLGIELPPDLDLDAIVPEDSGLIALTSHFGCWEIGARVMQRFDRPVNLVMAHEGNPTVQAFQDKMRGQMGLKIIHSDNSPFASVEMLRALRRGEVVAIQLDRSAPGQVTQNLPFFDKAAPFQVGPFHLARAAGVPIWPVFAVSESRRRYKFLPSKVYRIPRGSSDEVLQETIEEVVGFFEAKVRQYPLQWFQFRDFWANQKV from the coding sequence ATGACGGATGAATCGGAAAAGATCAGGGAAATCAGCCTGCAGCACGACGGACTCTTCTGGCGAGACCTTGCCTACCGAGCCTCTGTCCATGGACCAGAGTGGTGGAAGCGCCTGGCTCCGCCACTGACAGGAATGGCGATTTTCGGGCTTGTCGGCGAGAATCGTCGCGGTGCCGTCGCCAATCTGAAACAAGTTCTCGGGGATCAGGGCTTTTTGCGTAACCATCTCGCCGCACTGCGTATGTTCATGGAGTTTGCCCGCGTCTTCCGCGAAACTTGCGAGGTGCAGCACGAAGAAGAACTGGGACTCAACCTGGAGTCGAATTTGGGCATCGAACTTCCGCCGGATCTGGATCTGGATGCGATCGTCCCGGAAGACTCCGGCCTGATCGCCTTGACCTCGCATTTCGGTTGTTGGGAAATTGGCGCACGAGTCATGCAGCGATTTGATCGGCCCGTCAATCTGGTCATGGCTCATGAGGGAAACCCGACGGTGCAGGCTTTCCAGGACAAGATGCGCGGTCAGATGGGGCTGAAAATTATTCATTCGGACAACTCCCCCTTTGCGTCTGTCGAGATGCTGCGAGCGCTTCGCCGAGGGGAAGTGGTTGCGATTCAGCTCGATCGATCAGCCCCCGGGCAAGTAACGCAAAACCTGCCATTTTTTGACAAGGCCGCGCCCTTTCAGGTGGGGCCTTTCCATTTGGCACGTGCGGCTGGCGTCCCCATCTGGCCCGTTTTCGCGGTCAGTGAATCGCGCCGAAGATATAAATTTCTGCCGTCGAAAGTCTACCGCATCCCGCGCGGGTCGTCCGACGAGGTTCTTCAGGAAACGATCGAGGAAGTGGTCGGTTTCTTCGAAGCGAAGGTTCGTCAATACCCCCTCCAATGGTTTCAGTTTCGCGACTTCTGGGCTAATCAGAAAGTATGA
- the miaB gene encoding tRNA (N6-isopentenyl adenosine(37)-C2)-methylthiotransferase MiaB, with protein MIEEEQVVNAEPKRKVFLETYGCQMNFADSELVGGVLRRHGYEKTEDPALADVLLLNTCAIREHAEDRVLGRLSELLRYKYARPSIRLGLLGCMASHQRERLLERAPYLDLVVGPDGYRNLPELLADAGDPLVEVRLDRGETYADLAPDHAPGPRAWLSVMRGCDKFCTFCVVPYTRGRERSLPADAVLEQVRSAVQAGKREVVFLGQTVNAYQEGGVDFGELLRRTAAVDGLERIRFTSPHPSDVDPSMMEAMAHEPKVMPYIHLPLQSASNPILKAMRRDYEIEEYQILLDRLRKEIPGVAVSTDIITGFPGETEEDFQKTADFLKQARYDFAYLFKYSRRERTKAYALGDTMTEEEKGRRLRQLIEQQEVISGEIYRTRIGEIVEVLVEGPAKRPDGWVVGKTRDFKTAVFDGSGLTVGELVQVRVVSATSHTLKAERL; from the coding sequence GTGATCGAGGAAGAACAGGTCGTGAACGCCGAGCCCAAGCGTAAGGTTTTTTTGGAAACCTATGGTTGTCAGATGAACTTTGCTGATTCGGAGCTGGTCGGAGGCGTTCTGCGGCGGCACGGTTACGAAAAGACCGAAGACCCCGCACTGGCCGATGTTCTGCTGCTGAACACCTGCGCGATTCGGGAACATGCGGAAGATCGCGTTCTGGGGCGTTTGAGCGAGCTGTTGCGCTACAAATATGCTCGGCCAAGTATTCGCCTCGGTCTTCTGGGGTGTATGGCATCGCATCAGCGCGAACGCCTGCTGGAGAGAGCGCCGTACCTGGACCTCGTAGTGGGCCCGGATGGATATCGGAACCTGCCCGAGCTTCTCGCGGACGCCGGCGATCCCCTCGTCGAAGTTCGGCTGGATCGCGGCGAAACCTATGCCGACCTTGCGCCGGACCATGCCCCCGGGCCACGCGCCTGGCTCAGCGTGATGCGCGGTTGCGATAAATTCTGCACATTTTGCGTGGTGCCCTATACGCGCGGCCGGGAGCGAAGCCTTCCGGCAGACGCGGTCCTCGAGCAAGTTCGATCCGCTGTGCAGGCAGGAAAGCGGGAAGTGGTGTTTCTTGGCCAGACGGTCAACGCCTATCAGGAAGGCGGGGTCGACTTCGGCGAGCTTTTGCGGCGGACGGCCGCTGTCGATGGTTTGGAAAGAATTCGTTTCACTTCGCCGCATCCCTCGGATGTCGATCCCTCCATGATGGAGGCGATGGCGCATGAGCCCAAGGTGATGCCGTATATTCACCTTCCGCTGCAATCGGCCTCGAACCCGATCCTCAAGGCAATGCGTCGCGATTACGAGATCGAGGAATATCAGATTCTTCTCGACCGTCTCCGAAAGGAGATTCCGGGCGTCGCGGTGTCGACGGATATTATCACGGGATTCCCGGGCGAGACGGAAGAAGATTTTCAGAAGACCGCTGATTTTCTCAAGCAGGCTCGATACGACTTTGCCTATCTCTTCAAATACTCGCGTCGCGAACGTACCAAGGCGTATGCCCTTGGCGATACGATGACCGAGGAAGAAAAGGGCAGGCGCCTGCGCCAATTGATCGAGCAGCAGGAAGTGATTTCGGGAGAGATCTACCGGACGCGCATCGGTGAGATTGTGGAAGTCCTTGTCGAGGGGCCGGCCAAGCGTCCCGATGGATGGGTCGTCGGAAAGACGCGGGATTTCAAGACAGCAGTCTTTGACGGGAGCGGACTTACCGTCGGCGAGTTGGTTCAGGTGCGCGTTGTTTCAGCGACCTCTCATACACTGAAAGCCGAAAGGCTTTGA
- a CDS encoding MogA/MoaB family molybdenum cofactor biosynthesis protein, whose product MGHHDHSKKDTDSVAEHRQKGAQARCLVITVSDSRTPETDRSGDRMSALLEQGGHHTAQRLLIPDEPDQIRQAITKALEDPSIDAVLTNGGTGIAPRDLTTDVVASLLDQPLDGFGELFRSLSFAEIGSAAMLSRAVGGIAGKTMIFSLPGSTKAVELGMTKLVVPELGHLLGLLRS is encoded by the coding sequence GTGGGACATCACGATCATAGCAAAAAAGACACCGATTCGGTGGCAGAGCACCGCCAGAAGGGTGCGCAAGCCCGTTGCCTGGTCATCACTGTCAGCGACTCGAGGACTCCGGAAACAGATCGGAGCGGGGATCGGATGTCCGCCCTGCTGGAGCAAGGCGGACATCATACAGCCCAACGCCTTCTCATCCCTGATGAGCCCGATCAAATCCGCCAAGCCATCACCAAGGCCCTCGAGGACCCCTCGATTGATGCGGTCCTGACCAACGGCGGCACCGGTATTGCCCCTCGAGATCTCACGACGGATGTCGTTGCGTCGCTTCTCGACCAACCCCTCGACGGCTTCGGTGAACTCTTTCGCTCTCTCTCCTTTGCGGAAATAGGATCGGCAGCAATGCTCTCCCGGGCCGTCGGCGGGATCGCCGGAAAGACCATGATCTTTTCTCTTCCCGGCTCGACCAAAGCCGTCGAACTCGGCATGACAAAGCTCGTCGTTCCCGAGCTCGGCCACCTTCTCGGGCTGCTGCGCTCATGA
- the moaD gene encoding molybdopterin converting factor subunit 1 has protein sequence MFASLRERTGTSSTDAELPQEATVADLLLELQKRFPALEGCGRVAYAVNSEYAKLEHPLADGDEVALIPPVSGGMDAGNRNP, from the coding sequence ATGTTTGCTTCTCTGCGCGAGAGAACCGGTACCTCCAGCACCGATGCCGAACTCCCACAAGAAGCCACCGTTGCCGATCTGCTCCTCGAATTACAAAAACGCTTCCCCGCACTCGAAGGCTGTGGCCGGGTCGCTTACGCGGTCAACTCCGAATATGCCAAGCTCGAACATCCATTGGCCGACGGCGACGAGGTCGCCTTGATTCCCCCCGTCTCCGGGGGCATGGACGCAGGAAACCGGAACCCATGA
- a CDS encoding molybdenum cofactor biosynthesis protein MoaE, whose translation MIALTAEPIVLDDLLAAVADPQAGAVCVFLGTTRNHNEGRQVEELEYEAYAGMAEKELAGIAEEARKRWAVAKVAVIHRTGVVPIGCASVVIAVSAAHRGPAFEAARFTIDRLKEVVPIWKKEHFEGGAVWIGDQAGEQGTWETPDGKQDPGPQT comes from the coding sequence ATGATCGCATTGACGGCAGAACCAATCGTTCTCGACGACCTTCTTGCAGCCGTCGCCGACCCGCAGGCCGGAGCGGTCTGCGTCTTTCTCGGCACGACCCGCAACCATAATGAGGGTCGTCAGGTGGAGGAGCTTGAGTACGAGGCGTACGCCGGTATGGCTGAAAAGGAGCTCGCCGGAATTGCCGAAGAAGCGCGCAAGCGTTGGGCGGTGGCCAAGGTCGCGGTGATCCACCGCACGGGCGTGGTCCCGATCGGATGCGCGAGCGTCGTGATTGCTGTGTCGGCAGCCCACCGGGGTCCAGCTTTCGAAGCGGCACGCTTCACCATCGATCGCCTGAAAGAGGTCGTACCCATCTGGAAAAAGGAACACTTCGAAGGGGGTGCCGTCTGGATCGGGGATCAAGCCGGTGAGCAAGGGACCTGGGAGACCCCGGACGGGAAGCAGGACCCGGGCCCGCAGACCTGA
- a CDS encoding endonuclease MutS2, translated as MRPSDFQTLELPRLLDAVAGHAASKAGAEGCRQRHPLIHRSAVEAELFRVGEAREANDEELAPLGSFPDIRPILASARTEGFILEAERCLEVVAILSLVRQMQAWLRHRSIGRPRLLAATQSLHHLPALSEMLERCLDPEGGLRDEASPELRSIRRRIRGLRSGLESRLGKLLQKSSHETTFADQFVTVRNGRFVLPVRASAAGSLPGIVQDRSSSGETIFVEPLSSVEDNNQLLLAVREELEEEARILAAITEAIGQNADSLRTNIETLVDLDGLFARVSFARTYDGICPRITDREILLPAVRHPLLVMTDRKVTPVDIELDEEFDLLVITGPNTGGKSVALKTLGLSALMVQCGIPILAAPEARIPLFDQVFTDIGDRQNVADDLSTFSGHVQNLGEILSAATPDTLVLLDEPGTGTDPEDGAALARILLEELSARGSRTLATTHFQTVKVAALSHPRTRVAAVDFHSESFAPKYRLIYDSVGPSLGLTMARRLGLPAPLVQRAEEERSEATADLAAALDRLENQRKKLEAEVSDALAERLKFKAMNAEQERLVKELTDKKQQKWSEELGAARRFAEELRIEGRKLLDQARKNPRDFARPLVDLARDQRKSIADAADQEASAKAPNASSGEMPKVGDQVRIRSNGLVGELIEFNDDRARIGRGKIRFDVAREELERVGGPASTGKSGSSGGFRVQRAQQRADNDDAGSSIELHLIGERVRPALERLEKFLDQQALDSRETVRIVHGHGTGALRRAVQEQLTISPHVDHFTEAPPAQGGTGATIVYLRG; from the coding sequence ATGCGCCCCAGCGATTTTCAAACCCTCGAACTCCCTCGATTGCTCGATGCCGTCGCAGGCCATGCTGCATCAAAGGCCGGCGCCGAAGGCTGTCGCCAACGACACCCCCTGATTCACCGGAGCGCCGTCGAAGCCGAGCTCTTCCGCGTCGGCGAAGCGCGCGAGGCCAATGACGAAGAACTTGCTCCCCTGGGCTCCTTTCCGGACATACGCCCCATCCTCGCAAGCGCACGCACCGAAGGCTTCATTCTCGAGGCCGAGCGATGCCTCGAGGTCGTGGCCATCCTGTCGCTTGTTCGTCAGATGCAGGCCTGGCTCCGCCATCGGAGCATCGGTCGGCCACGCCTGTTGGCCGCGACCCAGTCGCTGCACCATTTACCGGCCCTGAGCGAGATGCTCGAGCGTTGCCTGGATCCTGAGGGGGGATTGCGGGATGAGGCCAGCCCCGAACTCCGAAGCATTCGCAGGCGGATACGCGGGCTGCGGTCGGGGCTTGAATCGCGTCTCGGCAAACTACTCCAGAAATCCTCCCACGAGACAACTTTCGCCGATCAGTTCGTCACTGTCCGCAATGGAAGATTTGTCTTGCCCGTGCGAGCAAGCGCCGCCGGTAGTCTTCCCGGAATCGTCCAAGATCGATCTTCTTCCGGCGAAACCATCTTCGTCGAACCACTTTCTTCGGTCGAAGATAATAACCAGCTCTTGTTGGCCGTCCGGGAGGAACTTGAGGAAGAGGCTCGTATTCTGGCGGCCATCACCGAAGCGATCGGGCAGAACGCTGACTCCTTACGAACCAATATCGAGACTCTGGTCGATCTCGACGGTCTTTTTGCAAGAGTTTCCTTCGCGCGCACCTACGATGGCATTTGTCCGCGGATCACCGATCGCGAAATCCTTTTGCCCGCAGTCCGTCACCCCCTGCTGGTGATGACCGACCGGAAGGTCACCCCCGTCGATATCGAGCTCGACGAGGAATTTGATCTTCTCGTCATCACCGGTCCCAATACCGGGGGGAAAAGCGTCGCCCTCAAAACACTCGGGCTTTCCGCCTTGATGGTCCAATGCGGCATTCCCATTCTCGCCGCCCCCGAGGCTCGGATACCCCTCTTCGACCAGGTCTTTACCGATATCGGCGACCGACAAAACGTGGCGGATGACCTCTCGACATTCTCGGGACATGTCCAAAACCTCGGCGAGATTCTCTCGGCTGCAACACCGGATACTCTGGTTTTGCTCGACGAACCCGGAACCGGAACCGACCCCGAAGACGGTGCCGCGCTTGCTCGCATTCTTCTTGAAGAACTGTCCGCCCGCGGCTCACGCACGCTGGCGACGACGCACTTCCAGACAGTCAAGGTTGCCGCCCTCTCTCATCCACGCACTCGGGTGGCGGCTGTCGATTTCCATTCCGAAAGTTTCGCTCCGAAATATAGATTGATCTATGACAGCGTAGGACCCAGCCTGGGTCTGACCATGGCGCGAAGACTCGGCCTGCCCGCCCCGTTGGTGCAACGCGCCGAAGAAGAGCGGAGTGAAGCCACAGCCGATCTCGCGGCGGCGCTGGATCGATTGGAGAATCAACGAAAAAAACTGGAGGCTGAAGTCTCCGACGCTCTCGCCGAGCGGCTGAAATTCAAAGCCATGAATGCCGAGCAGGAACGTCTGGTCAAAGAACTGACTGATAAAAAACAACAAAAATGGTCCGAGGAGCTAGGGGCTGCGCGACGCTTCGCCGAAGAACTGCGGATCGAGGGTCGCAAGTTGCTCGATCAAGCGAGGAAGAATCCACGCGATTTTGCGCGCCCGCTTGTGGACCTTGCTCGTGATCAACGAAAATCGATTGCGGATGCGGCCGATCAAGAGGCCTCGGCCAAAGCTCCGAACGCCTCGAGCGGAGAAATGCCGAAGGTGGGAGATCAGGTGCGGATCCGCAGCAACGGTCTGGTCGGCGAACTCATCGAATTCAATGACGATCGTGCACGGATCGGACGAGGGAAAATTCGCTTCGATGTCGCCCGGGAGGAACTCGAGAGGGTCGGTGGTCCTGCCTCGACCGGCAAATCGGGCTCCAGCGGAGGGTTTCGTGTTCAGCGCGCGCAACAACGAGCCGATAATGACGACGCTGGCTCGTCAATCGAATTACACCTGATTGGCGAACGAGTCCGCCCGGCGCTCGAAAGGCTGGAGAAATTTCTCGACCAGCAGGCGCTGGATTCTCGCGAAACTGTGAGGATCGTGCACGGTCATGGAACCGGCGCTTTGCGACGGGCCGTTCAGGAGCAGCTCACGATTTCACCCCATGTCGATCACTTCACCGAAGCTCCGCCCGCGCAGGGCGGTACAGGGGCCACAATTGTGTACCTGCGCGGATGA